The region ATAAGTatgattaataaatgaattcatttttaactgctacttgtattttttattttctcagtcaaAAAGTAATTAATAGCAAGGGTATAATAATGTCATATAAGGGGTATAATAATGTCATATAAGTATGATTAATAAACGAATTCATTTTTAACTGctacttgtattttttattttctcagtcaaAAAGTAATTAACAGCAGGGGTATAATAATGTCATATAAGGggttgtaaatttctttaaaaaggtaactTATTGCAAAGTAAATTTTAGTTTCAGAAAAGCAATGACATGAAAAATGATTTCTGCTTcagaattcaaaaagaaaatataaaaaagttgatCCTGtcagggcacagtggttcacacccattatcccaaactcctgggctcctaggctggaagatcacttgaggtcagaagtttgggaccagcctgggcaacatacagacCCCCGatcgctaccaaaaaaaaaaaaagacatcagtagtctcagctacccaggaagctgaggcagaaggatcacttgagcccaggagtttgagataacaGTAAGCAATGAtggctccactgtactccagcctggctgacagagcgagaccctgtcaatcaatcaatcaatattaaaaaactgatctcttcctttacttttaaaaatataagtattcaTCACTTAATAGCAACTTACACAATAGAACTCTGAATTTAACTTCTTGAACTTCCTAAACTGACGTGCTGGGAATGTATCCTGAGAAATCATGTTCCTTCAACATCTGGAAATTTTATACTACTATCTTATTTCcaacactttattttttcattctgagTTCCCAAAAGGATATTCCTTGACCAAGAATGTTTCCATGAACAAAAACTAAAAGCTTTTGAAAGCAATCTCTGCTGCTTGtatttcaatttttagaaattatacgAGGAGGCAGCAAAGACTTCACTGAAGAAATTGGGCTAATGGAATCTAGGGAAAGCATCAACTCCTTGATGAGGTACTCGTAAGATATGTCTAAGATGTACCTCTTCTATCAGCTAAAAAGTGCTAACTTAGAAACATGTTCCTTCTTCCCATTAGCTTTGACAATAAGGCTTCAACTGTAAAATAGCCTTTTAAGTTAAAAAGTTAACTAAAATTAAATCTTAATTCTCTTGTGAGTCtaagccttcatttctttttctttcttttttttttttttttacttagtcaAAAGGCTGGTACTGAATAACTGGTTTCAcatatttatctttcattttcttcagtcCTAGGAGACCCTTATTCATATAAAAGTAAAGCATCTCTTAAATAATAAACTGCTATTCCTACTAAAAATTCacagattaaaaacaataaagttgAAGGGATCtaatgaatcacaaatgttcttttcCATAATGTCTCCTGCTAACTTTTGAATATagcttttggggttttttttttttgagacagggtatcactctgtcacctaggctggagtgcagtggtgctacctcagctcactgcagtcttgacctcctgggctcaactgatcttcccacctcagcctcccaagtagctggagctacaggcatgcactaacatgcccagttaatttttgtatttttgttagagatggggtttcaccatgttgcccagactggtctcaaactcctgggctcaagcgactagcctgccttgacctcccaaagtgctgggattataggtgtgcgccactgcacctggccaattgaAATATCTTGAAATGAATTAGCCATTCAACACAGCTAGCACAAGATCCACACTAACCACTTATGAAGGCTGGTGTCACCATGCAATTTTTATCCctaaattaatttgtaaatatttctgcCTTATGTTATGTAAAACTCTCTAAAGGGAACATGAAAATGATTATCAATCACACCACGATTAAGAATGAGGAATaaacaacacaaagaaaattattttaagaattacatACCCTTTACCATTTCACAATAGGAACAGTATGTTTTATAGCAAATTCGGCATTAACAGTCAATCAACCCAAGTAGCAACTTACTTATACTAATATAAGTAATATCAAATTTAAAAGCCAATCAAGACCAGACACTTACTTTTGGGACCACTGATCCTCTGTTACTGTTTCTGTTTCGATGACTGGACAATGGGAAGACCTGTCCAAGCTGACTTGGACGCTCAGTGCATTCTGTGGTGATAGCATTTACAGTATTTGCAGCTTGAAAGGTGTTGGAGTAAGGTGTAGGAAAAGGATGATAGAAACCCATAACCTGGGCACATGGTGCTGGCATCAGCTGATAATATGTATACTCTGTAGAAACAGGTGGCTGAGCAGATATAATGGGGTAGGCAAAGTATGGTCCAGTAGGGTTTGGATTGGGTTGCTGCCATCGTATATCATTGTTATATAAAGGAAACTGTCTGTAAAACCAAATCAAAGAAGAACAAATCTACTGACAAGTCTAAAAAATCCACTAAAGCAAAATCTCTTATACTAATAGAAGACAAAACAGTACAGAACAGTGGCTTTGTGATAATTTTGGGAAAGCAGACAAAACTATCATCATCTTATACATTTTTTTGCTACAGAGATCATTATGTACATGTAGTAACAATGTAAACAACAGTATAAACGAACCCAACCTGATGGTTTTACAGTATTCCACGTACCAGTATAGTTTGTAACTCTGCCTTCAACTTCCTCAAGATATTTCTGCCTAAAAGTTAAACACCTGGCTACTGGATCTACCAACAATGGCAGTCCAAAGTTCCCATTCAAGGTAAACAACTGTGACAGCCTTCTGTAAAGAACAGAGTAAAGTGACCATTGTGTAAGGTGACCGTTACATAGGGTGATTTAATTCCTCCACCTCTCATTCTTCAGCTCAATCCCAGAGCCTACTCCTCCTCCTCTCATACTCCCCTAATCACTTGGCCAAGTCCAGCTCTTTTCCTGGCTCCCCTCCTGGCAATAGAAGCAGGCTCTGGGTccaagggaaagaagagaagaggcaaATCTGTTCACGGACATCTTCAGCGGTGGAGCTGCTTCTAGTGTAGTTCATATAAAACACTAGCAAAATTCTTCCTATCCCAGCAGCCCCCCACCAAATCAATACAGGGTCCTAGGGAGTAGGGAGCTGAAGCATAGAGCTTTTCCTCATTACTCCCATGACAAAGCAAAACAGTAAAATGTTCACGGCCGtattcctaaaaatatttttaaaataatctgttggCTGGTTTACTCATGAATTCACAAAGATCATTTGGTAAACCAAGAAAATCAATTAAGTTTATCATACTGTATATGTGGCCattttttcaaacagaaaaatagtaTTATTAAATTTAGTTTCATGAATCAGTTTGCACATTATCCAATATAGGCaaagatatttaatataatacTAACTTCAGTTGAAAATGATTCCTTAGTTCCTACTATTTGTCTAACCCTCAAGACTCTTTATTAAGAGTCTCAGAATATTAACTTGAACACTTAATATCTGAGTAGTTGAAGGGCCTTATATACCATACATCCACAATTTCTCAAAGAATGTGCACTGACACACTAGTGTGCAACAATGGTTTAGAGATGGGGTAGAAATATTGATTGCCTCAGCCCTCAGGAATGACAGAGCCTATAGCCAGTCACCAGCTGTCTCATCCATGTATAGTCCTAGACAAACAAAATTTTCTGTGTGACATAACTTGAAAAAGGCTGAAAGTACTTTtatacagcaataaaataaaCTCTACCAATGAAGTGCTCATCACTCAGACAGTGTAAGCAgggttagaatggctatcatgaCTATCATGACTATCATAAGTAACACCCTAACCACTAAGTTACACATGACCTAATTGCGGGCAATTTTGCTAAATCATCCTGTAACTATAGCACAGACataaatttaaactaaaatctGAGtctagaaatattaatatatactaacCACGACAGCTTCAAAGTTAAGGACTATtgcttggtattttcttttacacCAGAGACTGTCTTGGTAGCTATGAGATTAGATgtttaatctcaaaaaaaaaaaaaaagaaaggttttgttcacctctgaatattttatttctccctttgagCTGACTTACTTCAAATAAATATCAATGACTTACTGAAGGAGACATAGCCTAAGAATTCAATTTTCccttagaaaaaataagaaactaatcCATATTAACAATTTCCAAATTtcagtatcattttatttattcctcttaATAGAGAAATGATTAAAGTCTAaaagttacaaaagaaaaatattaagtgcaCTTTGTCAGCTTTTATAGCCACCCCCacgaaaaagaaaataaaaataaacaaattacctATTAGACTGGTTTTCCTGCACAAATGGGTAACAGGTAATCAGGTAGCTGGGAATTGGAGTTGGTTCTACACCAGAAACACTTCCGTTATCATTTGGGAGAGCCATCGGGATCATAAATGTATCAGGACTCTTCTTCTGGGGAATAAATGGCTCTACCTCAGCTGACAGCTTGACATTCTTCAAAGAGAAAGTAGAATACATTAACAACAAGCGAGCAAGCAACTTCCTACAAATTCACAATTTAACAACAGAAGAGTCAGTCCTTATAAACAGTAATTAGGTCTCTTCTCAGCATTCATAAAACATCCAAAAGGAAGAGcaatgtcaattttaaaataactgaataatGATCAAGTTATTTAGACAAAGCCaccaaataaggaaaataaatcaaatgttaCATTTCAATGTAATTAAAGCTGTTAAAACAATCAAGAAAATACAGAAGTCATACATCAGGGTCTAAAAATAAAGTTGGTAGTAAGAGATGTAGCTCTTCAGACAATGTGTTTTTAACTCATTTTGTTGGGggaaaaattgaacaaaattatGAAGGATAATTAATACTCTATATTTGTTTCAATAGTCTTAAAAGTTGACTATTTCTGTCCATTTCTGGAAATTAGATCGGtatcattaaaagaaaagaaaatgtctaagatgaaaaaatacttaacattaagaagaaaatatctgcacagttacactggggaaaagatgaGGACTTCAGTTTCCCAGTACACATCTGAGTAAACTAAAGTAATCCAAGATATGTAATCCATTTTAGTTTACTTTGTATCTTTTCTTATAAGAAATCTATACAGctttaaaagacattaaaaaaacaaaacaaaaccctgtagTATTTAGAGATGCACACATGGGCGACAAAACTGTAAAGTAAATAAAATCCAGGGACTTATTCTTAGCAAAGAGAGTTGTGATTAAGAGGCATCTGGAGAGCTTCCAGGGTGCCTGGCAAAGTTTTATATCCTAACCAGGATAAAATTTACAAGGTGTTTGTCCTGTAACAATTCATCAAGCTGTACACTGGTTTTATGCAGTTTCTATATGTTATAGTTAAcaacaaatttaacattttaaattattttttgaaatcctTAAGTACATTCTgtaaaaaatcatataaatataacatCAAATGATATGAACATGTTTTAATGAAACCAGTAAGTGAAATGCAAGTTAATGTTTTTAACTACTCtaaaaaattaccttaaaagCCACGGCCCTAGCCAGAACTCTTCCCCAACAAACCCACTAGGGTGATAGTTATTAGAAGCTCCCATCAAAGCAtagttttaagaataaatttcatGCTTCTCACAAAAGCAGTTAGTAAGGAATCCAAGTAAAAAATCTGAAGATGAGATATGCTcatttgtttcagaaaaattaaGTTCTCTAAAAAGTTCGCTGTAAACACTCATAAATGCTTGTTAaaagggatggggtggggatggTAAAATCTGAACTGTACAGCAGTATTAATTCAGTATTCTTCCTCCCCACCTGATTTGAGGTTTACATTTGTACAATTAACCAAATCAGAAGTAGATatgctataataataatataaatagtaGTGAATTGAAGTTGGTTTCTTAAAGATTAACATAAGAGGCAAAAACATCTTCAAACTCTAATGATACAAGCTAGTAATTTTCACTCTGTGATATTCATTAGAACCCAAACTCACTTATATAGGACATAATatatcaaaacaataaatatttccccaattaggaaaaagaaaagccaactTACAGCAATAATATAAAGATAATGGAAGCTTGCTTTATACAGTTCACACATATATGCcgaagaaaagaaactgaaatcacGTTTTAACtgcactaaaaatataatttttaggatttttttttaagggtctcactctgccatggGGTGGGGATAGGGGtagggtgcagtggtatgatcatggctcattgcagcctcaatctcctggactcaagtgatcctcctgcctcagcctcccaaatagttaggactacaggtgcacattacAACACCCAGCAAACTTTTtaatgtagagatggggatttgccatgtttcccaggctgttcttgaactcctgggctcaagtgatcctcccacctcggcctcccaaagtgctgggattatacgcatgagcctggtcaggatttcttttaaaaacgaAAAAGTCCTTTACGACATATGAGAACTCACTGAGCAGTTTTATAAATCTGAGCTAGTAGACTTTCAGGGTTTTTTTCCAGCACGGTATATGGGTACATCAAATTATCAGTCTTAACCAcactaatataattataaataaataattttaaaataacacttttcCTGACCTCTCCCCCAGAAAAATATCAACTCATAAATTACCTTGGTAGCAATAAATTCAAATTCTTGCTCAGGTCGAAAGTTGCAAAAAATGTTTACACCCCACTTCATTTGTACTTTATAAAAGGTTTTATAAACTTAGGCAACCTACTGTTTAAAAGGTATTCTGTATAATTCAAAACTAATGTCTGTACATACATACAGTATGTGCCTTTAAATATTAAAG is a window of Papio anubis isolate 15944 unplaced genomic scaffold, Panubis1.0 scaffold101, whole genome shotgun sequence DNA encoding:
- the LOC116272411 gene encoding selenocysteine insertion sequence-binding protein 2-like, whose translation is MDRAPTEQNVKLSAEVEPFIPQKKSPDTFMIPMALPNDNGSVSGVEPTPIPSYLITCYPFVQENQSNRQFPLYNNDIRWQQPNPNPTGPYFAYPIISAQPPVSTEYTYYQLMPAPCAQVMGFYHPFPTPYSNTFQAANTVNAITTECTERPSQLGQVFPLSSHRNRNSNRGSVVPKVSVWS